The proteins below come from a single Mycobacterium parmense genomic window:
- a CDS encoding MMPL/RND family transporter encodes MNIEQPCPPRIARTIRSLSPLIIVAWVALTLTVSFGVPWLETVGRDHSVPMSPRDAPSVQAMTRMGKVFKESDSDSFAMIVLEGQQPLGDDAHAYYDTLIRRLRSDRTHIEHVQDLWGDRLTAAGAKSPDGKAVYVQLNLAGNQGTTLGQESVAAVRNIVSSLPPPPGVEVHVTGPSALVADMQRSGDRSILKLTLIGAVIIFAVLMFVYRSVVTVILLLLTVGVELFAARGIVAFLGDRNIVVLSTFSINLLVALAMAAGTDYGIFFFGRYQEARQAGEDPQTAYYSTYRGVAPVVLGSGLTIAGAMLCLSFTRMPIFQTIGVPCAVGMVVAGVIALTLVPAVIAVGSRFGLLDPRRRIGFRRWRRVGTAIVRWPGPILAATMAVALIGLVTLPGYKTSYNDRLYIPKDIPANVGFASADRHFSQARMMPEILVIESDHDLRNPADFLILHKLAKKIFAVPGISRVQGITRPEGTPIEHTSIPFLISLQNAAQLQSMKYMKNRIDDMMKMTENLARQIALMKRMYELQKKLTDITLRSLGETKEMVKIVDELSYNISDFEDFWRPIRSYFYWEKHCYDIPICFTLRSIFDLLDGVDSLSDKMHDLVHDLERMGELLPQLLEQFPRMIAIMESMRTMMLTMHSTMAGSFGQLDENNDNAMAMGQAFDASKNDDSFYLPPEVFQNPDFQRALNSFLSPDGHAARFIISHQGDPATPEGIARIDRIKTAAEEALKTTPLEDAKIYIAGTASTFKDFRDGSRYDLYIAGIGALCLIFIIMLIITRSFVAALVIVGTVALSLGASFGLSVLIWQYIIGMKLHWMVLPMSVIILLAVGSDYNLLLVSRMKEEIAAGINTGIIRAMGGTGKVVTNAGLVFAFTMSAMAASDLRIIGQVGTTIGLGLLFDTLVVRSFMTPSIAALLGRWFWWPQIVRPRPASHMLRSSGPRPLVRSLLERDTHPGDDAATVEIPIVSV; translated from the coding sequence ATGAACATCGAGCAGCCTTGCCCTCCCCGCATCGCGCGGACCATCCGCAGCCTCTCGCCGCTCATCATCGTGGCGTGGGTGGCCCTGACGCTGACGGTGAGTTTCGGCGTTCCGTGGCTCGAGACGGTCGGCCGCGACCACTCCGTTCCGATGAGCCCCCGGGATGCGCCGTCGGTGCAGGCGATGACGCGCATGGGGAAGGTCTTCAAGGAATCCGATTCGGACAGTTTCGCGATGATCGTCCTCGAGGGGCAGCAACCGCTCGGCGATGACGCCCACGCGTACTACGACACGTTGATTCGTCGGTTACGCAGCGACCGAACGCATATCGAGCACGTGCAGGATTTGTGGGGCGACCGGCTCACGGCGGCGGGGGCGAAGAGTCCCGACGGCAAGGCCGTGTACGTCCAACTGAACCTCGCCGGCAACCAGGGCACCACGCTGGGGCAGGAGTCGGTGGCGGCGGTCCGCAACATCGTCAGCAGCCTGCCGCCGCCTCCCGGGGTCGAGGTGCACGTCACCGGCCCCTCGGCCCTGGTCGCCGACATGCAGCGCAGTGGCGACCGCTCCATCCTGAAGTTGACGCTGATCGGGGCCGTCATCATCTTCGCCGTGCTGATGTTCGTCTACCGCTCCGTGGTCACCGTGATCCTGTTGCTGCTCACGGTCGGTGTCGAACTTTTCGCGGCCCGCGGGATCGTCGCGTTCCTCGGTGACCGCAACATCGTCGTCCTCTCGACGTTCTCGATCAACCTGCTGGTCGCCCTCGCGATGGCGGCGGGAACCGATTACGGCATCTTCTTTTTCGGGCGATACCAGGAGGCGCGGCAGGCGGGCGAGGATCCGCAGACGGCCTACTACAGCACCTACCGGGGGGTCGCCCCCGTCGTCCTGGGATCGGGGTTGACCATCGCCGGGGCGATGCTGTGCCTGAGTTTCACCCGGATGCCGATCTTCCAGACGATAGGCGTGCCCTGCGCCGTGGGCATGGTGGTGGCGGGCGTCATCGCGCTCACGCTGGTTCCGGCGGTCATCGCGGTGGGAAGCCGCTTCGGACTGCTGGACCCGAGGCGCAGGATTGGGTTCCGCCGGTGGCGACGGGTCGGCACGGCGATCGTCCGCTGGCCCGGGCCGATTCTGGCCGCGACAATGGCGGTCGCGCTGATCGGCCTGGTCACGCTGCCGGGCTACAAGACGAGCTACAACGATCGACTCTATATTCCCAAGGACATCCCGGCCAACGTGGGCTTCGCCTCCGCCGACCGGCACTTCTCCCAGGCGCGAATGATGCCGGAGATCCTCGTAATCGAATCGGACCACGACCTGCGCAACCCGGCGGATTTTCTCATACTGCATAAGTTGGCCAAGAAAATCTTTGCCGTACCGGGGATCTCTCGAGTGCAGGGCATCACCCGGCCCGAGGGCACTCCGATCGAGCACACGTCGATACCTTTTTTGATCAGCCTCCAGAATGCGGCCCAGCTTCAAAGCATGAAGTACATGAAGAACCGCATAGACGACATGATGAAGATGACCGAAAACCTGGCTCGACAAATCGCGCTGATGAAGCGGATGTACGAATTGCAGAAAAAGCTCACGGACATCACCCTCCGATCGCTCGGCGAGACTAAAGAGATGGTGAAGATCGTGGACGAGCTGAGCTACAACATCTCGGATTTCGAAGACTTCTGGAGGCCGATAAGAAGCTATTTCTACTGGGAGAAGCACTGCTACGACATCCCGATATGCTTCACGCTGAGGTCGATTTTCGACCTACTCGACGGTGTCGACTCCCTCAGCGACAAAATGCATGATCTGGTTCATGATCTGGAAAGGATGGGCGAGCTCCTGCCCCAACTCCTCGAGCAGTTCCCGCGGATGATTGCGATCATGGAGTCGATGCGCACCATGATGCTGACGATGCACAGCACCATGGCGGGGTCTTTCGGCCAGCTGGACGAGAACAACGACAATGCCATGGCCATGGGACAGGCGTTCGACGCCTCCAAGAATGACGATTCGTTCTATCTGCCGCCCGAGGTATTCCAGAACCCCGACTTCCAGCGCGCGCTGAACTCATTCCTGTCTCCGGACGGCCATGCGGCGCGTTTCATCATCTCGCACCAGGGCGACCCCGCTACGCCGGAGGGCATAGCGCGCATCGACCGCATAAAGACGGCCGCGGAGGAGGCGCTGAAGACCACGCCTCTCGAGGACGCGAAGATCTACATCGCCGGCACCGCGTCCACCTTCAAGGACTTCCGCGACGGCTCCAGATACGACCTGTACATCGCCGGCATCGGGGCACTGTGCCTCATTTTCATCATCATGCTCATCATCACGCGCAGCTTCGTCGCCGCCCTTGTCATCGTGGGTACCGTCGCGCTGTCGCTGGGAGCGTCATTCGGGCTGTCCGTGCTGATCTGGCAGTACATCATCGGCATGAAATTGCACTGGATGGTGCTGCCCATGTCCGTGATCATCCTTCTCGCGGTGGGTTCCGACTACAACCTGCTCCTGGTGTCGCGGATGAAAGAAGAGATAGCGGCCGGGATTAACACCGGCATCATCCGCGCCATGGGCGGCACCGGCAAGGTCGTGACCAACGCGGGCCTGGTGTTCGCATTCACGATGTCGGCGATGGCGGCCAGCGATCTGCGGATCATCGGCCAGGTCGGCACCACGATCGGTTTGGGCCTGCTGTTCGACACGTTGGTGGTGCGCTCGTTCATGACGCCGTCCATCGCCGCGCTGCTCGGACGCTGGTTCTGGTGGCCGCAGATAGTCCGCCCGCGCCCGGCCAGTCACATGCTCCGATCTTCGGGACCGCGACCGCTGGTGCGTTCGCTGCTGGAGCGGGACACACACCCCGGCGACGACGCGGCCACGGTCGAAATCCCTATTGTGTCTGTCTAG
- a CDS encoding adenosylmethionine--8-amino-7-oxononanoate transaminase produces the protein MPAARAGLTPEQISAIDAAHLWHPYSTVGGEAVPPLVAVGASGAWLTVVRDGAPMQVLDAMASWWTAIHGHGHPVLDAAVSDQLGAMNHVMFGGLTHEPAARLAQLLVEITPPGLETVFFSDSGSVSVEVAVKMALQYWRGRGRPGKHRLMTWRGGYHGDTFTPMSICDPDGGMHSLWTDILARQVFAPAVPRDYDPTYAAAFEAQLAEHAGELAAVVVEPVVQGAGGMRFHDARYLRDVREACRRHDVLLVFDEIATGFGRTGELFAADHAGVSPDIMCVGKALTGGYLSMAATLCTAEIAHTISAGEAGALMHGPTFMANALACAVSVASVEVLLGQDWRSRVAAIGAGLERGLAPARSLPGVVDVRVCGAIGVIECDRPVDLAAATPVALDGGVWLRPFRNLVYAMPPYICSGEEIAQITAAMVDVARNVG, from the coding sequence ATGCCTGCGGCCAGGGCCGGGTTGACGCCCGAGCAGATCAGCGCGATCGACGCCGCCCACCTGTGGCATCCCTACAGCACCGTCGGCGGTGAGGCCGTGCCGCCCCTGGTCGCGGTCGGCGCCAGCGGCGCGTGGCTGACGGTGGTCCGCGACGGGGCGCCGATGCAGGTGCTCGACGCCATGGCCTCGTGGTGGACGGCCATCCACGGCCACGGCCACCCGGTGCTCGACGCGGCGGTGTCCGACCAGCTGGGCGCCATGAACCACGTCATGTTCGGCGGCCTGACCCACGAGCCGGCGGCCCGCCTTGCGCAACTTCTGGTCGAGATCACCCCGCCAGGGTTGGAGACCGTGTTCTTCAGCGACTCCGGTTCGGTGTCGGTGGAGGTCGCGGTGAAGATGGCGTTGCAGTACTGGCGCGGCCGCGGCCGCCCCGGCAAGCACCGGCTGATGACGTGGCGGGGCGGCTATCACGGCGACACGTTCACGCCGATGAGCATCTGCGATCCGGACGGCGGCATGCACTCGCTGTGGACCGACATTCTGGCCCGCCAGGTGTTCGCCCCCGCGGTGCCGCGAGACTACGACCCCACCTATGCGGCGGCGTTCGAGGCGCAACTCGCCGAGCACGCGGGCGAACTGGCCGCCGTCGTCGTCGAGCCCGTGGTGCAGGGCGCCGGTGGGATGCGCTTCCACGACGCCCGATACCTGCGCGACGTGCGCGAGGCGTGCCGACGGCACGACGTTCTGCTGGTGTTCGACGAGATCGCCACCGGCTTCGGGCGCACCGGCGAACTGTTCGCCGCCGACCATGCGGGGGTCAGCCCGGACATCATGTGCGTCGGCAAGGCGCTCACCGGCGGCTACCTCAGCATGGCCGCGACCCTGTGCACCGCGGAGATCGCGCACACCATCAGCGCCGGCGAGGCCGGTGCGCTCATGCATGGCCCCACGTTCATGGCGAATGCACTGGCCTGCGCGGTCTCGGTGGCCAGCGTCGAGGTGCTGTTGGGTCAGGATTGGCGATCGCGTGTCGCGGCGATAGGCGCCGGATTAGAGCGGGGTCTCGCACCCGCGCGGTCGCTGCCCGGCGTGGTCGATGTGCGGGTGTGTGGCGCCATCGGCGTCATCGAGTGCGACCGGCCCGTCGATCTGGCCGCCGCGACCCCTGTGGCGCTCGACGGCGGGGTGTGGCTGCGGCCGTTCCGTAACCTCGTTTATGCGATGCCGCCCTACATCTGCTCGGGCGAGGAGATCGCCCAGATAACGGCGGCAATGGTCGACGTCGCGCGGAATGTGGGGTGA
- a CDS encoding PE family protein, with protein MSNVIAVPDFIAAAATDVATVASSVNAAHMAAAAPTVAVMPAAADEVSAGIASLFSKFGETYQATAGQVAAFPAQFAQNLTASAGSYVAAEAANIGSLLSGVGSSVGAAAAAVPAQVSDMLSTTWNTIVGSLTFVWNALNILGGLAYIVAYLNLLLAWLVLNLVLLLAQSEIGSMFGVLIPLALPI; from the coding sequence ATGTCGAACGTCATTGCGGTGCCCGACTTCATTGCGGCCGCGGCGACGGACGTGGCGACTGTTGCGTCGTCTGTCAACGCGGCGCACATGGCGGCGGCGGCACCGACAGTTGCGGTAATGCCCGCCGCCGCCGACGAAGTGTCGGCGGGCATTGCGAGCCTCTTCTCCAAATTCGGCGAGACCTATCAAGCGACCGCCGGCCAGGTGGCGGCCTTTCCGGCGCAATTCGCGCAGAATCTCACCGCCAGTGCGGGCTCATACGTGGCGGCCGAGGCCGCCAACATCGGATCCCTGCTATCGGGCGTCGGCTCGTCTGTCGGTGCCGCCGCCGCCGCGGTTCCGGCCCAGGTGTCGGATATGTTGAGCACCACGTGGAATACGATCGTCGGCAGCCTGACCTTTGTCTGGAATGCGCTGAATATTCTCGGCGGGCTCGCCTATATTGTTGCGTATTTAAATTTGCTTTTAGCTTGGTTGGTATTGAATCTCGTACTTCTCTTGGCACAGAGCGAGATCGGCAGCATGTTCGGTGTGCTGATCCCGTTGGCGCTCCCCATCTGA
- a CDS encoding MMPL/RND family transporter → MSNHQLENTRPFVARTIQRFSVLIILGWLAIMVIVTVGVPSLELVEKEHSVSLNPTDAPAFKAANRMNEDFKQTDQSSSGSVAMIVLEGQQPLGDAAHNYYNNLILQLKNDPKHVQHIQNFWGDELTRGAAQSADGKAAYVQLTLAGNPGQSLANESIEAVQHIVARTPAPPGVKAYVTGPAAISADMNRSGDRTIVTVTLVSVAVIFLTLLLVYRSIVTVFLLLVIVGIELQVARGTVAFLGHHEIIGLTTFAANLLVSLCIATGTDYGIFFIGRYQEARQAGESREAAFYTTYRGVAKVVLGSGLTIAGAVFCLVFTRLPLFHAMAIPCAVGILVAVAIALTLVPAVIAVGSRIGLFEPKRVLKVRGWRRIGTAIVRWPAPILVASLAVAMLGLLTLPGYKPSYNDQKYIPKDIPGNQGLAAAGRHFPPSAMMSPELLLIEADHDLRNPADFLILEKLAKAVLAVPGISKVQAVTRPEGTPIAHTTIPYLLSMQQAGQQQFMHFQKLRMNDMLKQAEMMTETINIMEHMYGLLQQMAATTHRMVTKTHEMQEITNDLRDHIADFEDFWRPIRSYFYWEKHCFDIPICFSIRSIFDTLDGVDLVTDKLRDLVGDLDQLDAIMPQLLLQFPEMIEIMQSMRTMMFTMHSTMSGVFGQMDDNSSNSTAMGKAFDTAKNDDSFYIPPDVFKNADFKRVIKIFLSPDGKNARMLISQKGDPASPEGISRVDPIKSAAAEALKGTPLEDSKIYLAGTAALVKDVVQGSTYDLAIAVIAALCLIFAVMLIITGSFIAALVIVGTVLVSLGASFGLSVFVWQYLLGTQIHWAVLVMSLIVLLAVGSDYNLLLVARMKEEIGAGLNTGLVRAMGGTGKVVTNAGLVFAFTMGSMMVSDLASIGQVGLTIGLGLLFDTLVVRAFMTPSIAALLGRWFWWPQRVRPRPASSMLRPTGPRPVVRALMLRQQG, encoded by the coding sequence ATGAGCAACCACCAACTCGAGAACACCCGACCGTTCGTGGCGCGGACGATCCAGCGGTTCTCGGTGCTCATCATCCTGGGGTGGCTGGCGATCATGGTGATCGTCACCGTCGGCGTTCCCTCGCTGGAGTTGGTCGAGAAGGAACACTCGGTGTCGCTGAATCCGACCGATGCGCCGGCTTTCAAAGCGGCGAATCGCATGAACGAGGACTTCAAGCAGACCGATCAATCCAGCTCGGGCAGCGTGGCGATGATCGTGCTGGAGGGGCAGCAACCCCTCGGGGACGCCGCGCACAACTACTACAACAACTTGATCCTGCAGCTGAAGAACGACCCCAAGCACGTGCAGCACATCCAGAATTTCTGGGGCGACGAACTCACCCGGGGCGCCGCGCAAAGCGCAGACGGCAAAGCCGCCTACGTGCAATTGACGCTCGCAGGCAATCCCGGCCAGAGCTTGGCGAACGAATCCATCGAAGCGGTTCAGCACATCGTCGCGAGGACGCCGGCCCCCCCGGGTGTCAAGGCCTACGTCACCGGACCGGCGGCAATTTCGGCAGATATGAACCGCAGTGGTGACCGGACGATCGTCACGGTCACGCTGGTGAGCGTCGCGGTCATCTTCCTCACCTTGCTCCTCGTCTATCGCTCGATAGTCACCGTGTTTCTGTTGCTGGTGATAGTCGGCATCGAACTCCAGGTGGCGCGGGGAACAGTCGCATTCCTCGGCCACCACGAGATCATCGGGCTCACCACCTTCGCCGCCAACTTGCTCGTCTCGTTGTGCATCGCGACCGGTACCGACTACGGCATCTTCTTCATCGGCCGATACCAGGAGGCGCGCCAGGCTGGCGAGAGCCGGGAAGCGGCTTTCTACACCACCTACCGCGGCGTCGCCAAGGTGGTGCTGGGGTCCGGCCTGACGATCGCGGGAGCCGTCTTCTGCCTCGTGTTCACCCGGTTGCCGTTGTTCCACGCCATGGCCATCCCGTGTGCGGTCGGGATCCTCGTCGCCGTTGCGATCGCGCTCACCCTCGTCCCGGCGGTCATCGCCGTCGGCAGCCGAATCGGGCTGTTCGAACCCAAGCGGGTGCTCAAGGTCCGGGGGTGGCGCAGAATAGGCACCGCGATCGTCCGGTGGCCCGCCCCGATCCTCGTCGCGTCTCTGGCTGTGGCCATGCTCGGGCTGCTGACGCTGCCCGGATACAAACCGAGCTACAACGACCAGAAATACATCCCCAAAGACATTCCGGGCAACCAGGGCTTGGCGGCCGCCGGCCGGCACTTCCCGCCATCGGCGATGATGTCGCCCGAACTCCTGCTGATCGAAGCCGACCACGACTTGCGCAATCCCGCGGACTTCCTGATCTTGGAGAAACTGGCCAAGGCGGTCCTCGCCGTTCCGGGCATCTCCAAGGTGCAGGCCGTCACCAGGCCCGAGGGAACGCCGATCGCGCACACCACCATTCCGTATCTGCTCAGCATGCAACAAGCCGGTCAGCAACAGTTCATGCATTTCCAGAAGCTACGCATGAACGACATGCTCAAACAGGCCGAGATGATGACCGAGACGATCAACATCATGGAGCACATGTACGGCCTACTCCAGCAAATGGCCGCGACGACGCACCGCATGGTGACCAAAACGCACGAGATGCAGGAGATCACCAACGATTTGCGGGATCACATCGCGGATTTCGAAGATTTCTGGCGACCGATCCGCAGCTACTTCTATTGGGAAAAGCACTGCTTCGACATCCCGATCTGCTTTTCCATACGATCCATTTTCGACACTCTCGACGGCGTGGACCTGGTCACCGACAAACTGCGCGACCTGGTCGGAGACCTCGATCAATTAGATGCGATCATGCCGCAGCTGCTCCTCCAGTTCCCCGAGATGATCGAGATCATGCAGAGCATGCGAACCATGATGTTCACGATGCACAGCACGATGTCCGGGGTCTTCGGACAGATGGACGACAACAGCAGCAACTCGACCGCCATGGGGAAGGCGTTCGACACCGCGAAGAACGACGACAGCTTTTACATTCCGCCGGACGTCTTCAAGAACGCCGACTTCAAACGGGTCATAAAGATCTTCCTGTCGCCCGACGGGAAGAACGCCCGGATGCTCATCTCGCAGAAGGGCGATCCCGCGTCGCCCGAGGGCATTTCGAGGGTGGACCCGATCAAGAGCGCGGCGGCGGAAGCGCTCAAGGGGACCCCCCTGGAGGACTCCAAGATATACCTCGCGGGCACCGCGGCGCTGGTCAAAGACGTGGTGCAGGGGTCCACCTACGACCTCGCGATCGCGGTCATCGCCGCGCTGTGCCTCATCTTCGCGGTCATGTTGATCATCACCGGCAGCTTCATCGCCGCCCTGGTCATCGTCGGCACGGTGCTGGTTTCGCTCGGCGCGTCTTTCGGTTTGTCGGTGTTCGTCTGGCAGTACCTGCTGGGTACGCAGATCCACTGGGCAGTGCTGGTGATGTCGCTGATCGTGCTCTTGGCGGTGGGGTCCGACTACAACCTGCTGCTGGTTGCCCGGATGAAAGAGGAAATAGGCGCCGGTCTGAACACCGGCCTGGTGCGCGCGATGGGCGGCACCGGCAAGGTCGTCACCAACGCCGGATTGGTCTTCGCGTTCACCATGGGCTCGATGATGGTCAGCGACCTGGCCAGCATCGGGCAGGTGGGCTTGACGATCGGCCTGGGTTTGTTGTTCGACACGCTGGTGGTTCGGGCATTCATGACGCCGTCTATCGCGGCGCTGCTGGGGCGGTGGTTCTGGTGGCCGCAACGAGTTCGCCCACGGCCGGCCAGCTCGATGCTCCGGCCGACCGGTCCCCGTCCCGTTGTGCGCGCCTTGATGCTGAGACAGCAAGGCTGA
- a CDS encoding YbjN domain-containing protein, which yields MNRTFVLSKFLSDSLASAGAAQSDCKVARRTIELMTSKPMCAGLIERYMSTCGLRYVRGEHEGEYFGVASVRARRLHVHLELSASFGDVLIMHVTPACTFPVADRARLARFADAWNRQDHHVTAIVHDCSDARRIGICARRSGWIRDDLSLEEFASAADSTVADAIDLFAELISIIEIPSAAHPLLRDAG from the coding sequence GTGAACCGCACCTTTGTGCTCAGCAAATTCTTATCAGATTCTTTAGCGAGCGCTGGCGCGGCTCAAAGCGACTGCAAAGTAGCCCGCCGCACCATTGAACTCATGACGAGCAAGCCGATGTGCGCCGGCCTGATCGAGCGCTACATGTCCACCTGCGGGCTGCGGTATGTGCGGGGCGAGCACGAGGGCGAATACTTCGGTGTCGCCAGCGTGCGCGCCAGGCGGTTGCACGTGCACCTCGAACTCTCTGCATCGTTCGGTGACGTGTTGATCATGCACGTCACTCCCGCTTGCACGTTCCCGGTGGCCGACCGTGCGCGGCTGGCGCGCTTCGCGGACGCATGGAATCGTCAGGACCACCACGTCACCGCGATCGTGCACGATTGCTCCGATGCCCGGCGCATCGGGATCTGCGCCCGCAGGTCCGGGTGGATCCGCGACGACCTGTCGCTCGAAGAGTTCGCCTCGGCGGCCGACAGCACCGTTGCCGACGCGATCGACCTTTTTGCCGAGCTGATCTCTATCATCGAAATACCCTCTGCTGCACACCCTTTGCTGCGCGACGCTGGCTGA